The Pogona vitticeps strain Pit_001003342236 chromosome 10, PviZW2.1, whole genome shotgun sequence nucleotide sequence GCCCAACTTATATTTCAGTTGCAAACACATGCTgctacttaaaaacaaaaacaaaaacagtcccATTGTAAATTCTACCCCCTTTTAACATCACAACAGTGAACGATTTAGTGCatcataaaaaaaagagagaaagagaaaatctaTGTCTAAGCAGACCTAACTCTTTTGAATCCATTTATAACATTCCTTTATCTGTAGCATACATTTGAACTGAGCTAACAGACCATAAAAGCTAGATTTAAATTATATACCAGGAACCCATAACATTGCACATTGGACAATGACCAAATGCGAAAGGgataacaaaaacagaacagaaaatgggGTGAAACATTCCAAAATAAAGTTTCAACTGCTTTAAGCAACAACATAATGTTTAAAATCCCATCAAttggaaggtgtttttttttccaagcacaagttttaaaacttctttccactttttttttttgtttggtttggccATATTCAGAGAATCACAGTCCATTCTGGCCTTTGCATTGAAAGTATGGGGTGTTTCGATGCACTGAAAAGGATTTTGAAGTTTTTGAGCAACTCAATGCAGTTTCCAGAGGAGAGACAAAGCTGAATAGGGAGGAGGAAGACCAGAAAagttgcccccccttttttgctttcAGTTCACACAAAAAAAGCAATGAGGCAATAAAACTAAAACAATGTCATGCCGTTATAGTTTCAGAAGTCCATatccaagcaaaagaaaaaaaatatttaccatACATGTCCAGCATGCAGGGTTTCTATCAATAtaatgtcttttttctttctcccatagTTTTTTTTCCACCCCCACAAAGAGTTATAGAGTTAAACTGATGCTAAGCATAATAATGGATGAGATGAGGATGGGGTTCTATATGGCAGATGCAAACTTTCATTATCTGGCAGGTTAGGCCAAAAAAAGGTCTATCAGGAACACATGGGAAGTTGATGCAGGCTTCTTTCTGATTGTTGATCTAAATAGATTCTGTAGGTTTAGCCGAAGGACAGATGGAATTTCAGCAAGCTGAAGAAGTCTTAAAACTTTCATCCTGTTTGGCTCTCCCTCCCaaatcttttttttgtttttgtgtgtgtatgtgtgtgtttatatacagTCTAGTTCAAAACTCATACGAAGAACTCAGGATGGCCCCCAAAAGTTGTAACTGCTTTTTCAGGACACACCAAACGTAAAAAAAAGATCAGGAGGGAAcactttaaaaacttaaaaagtaataatgatgatgatgatacaacaATGTGGATGGCAGGGTTCAGAGGCTCGGCAAGTTTCGGTTGAAGAATTGAGCTGGTCGGAAGTTgggtttgaaaaataaaaatatacacagACATGCACAGACACAGCCCTTAAGCTCCCCGGGAAGCAAAAGATGGGATTTTTGGGGGGAAGAGTTGTGATAGTTTGGGCTACCACAGAGCCGGTCCatcacaaaaataataataataataataataaaaaagcctaATAGTGGAAGTTCTTTGTGTttggtaaaaaaaagaaaaaccaacaacaacagccCAAAGGAAAACCAATAATATTaataagaaaaaattaaaaaggaacgcaggattctggccagcttGGGTTGGTGTGGGGTCATCCAAgctgtctcccccccctccctcccttctgctccagccTCCTGGCcaacttggggagggggggaggcgcACACGTGTCGGCCTGCGCGTGTGAAAGCGCCAGCGTGTTTcgctctcttttttattattataaaaaaaggaagggaaaaaaaggaatgacaAACAACACCGAGTGGCCAGAGGTTCGTCCCGGGGAGCTGAGAGGTGGAGCGCGAGGGAGgcggagagggtttttttttttgagggggggaaggagagaagaagcCGGTGGCGGAGAAGACGGCAACTCACATGAAAAACTCGGGCGAAGACGGGTCGTCGCTGCTGCCGGAGCCGCCGTTTTCTCGGAAGCCGCTGCTGACCAGCTTCTCGTATTTCTGCTTGTAGGCGTCCCTCTCCCGGACCAGCCTGGAGATCTCTTGCTTGAGTTGCTCCACTTGCTGGAGCAGCTGGTTCTTCTCCGACTCCAGGACGTGCCGCTGCTGGACCCGCTTGAAGCGGCACGACTGGGCATAGCCTCGGTTTTTCAGGGTCCGCCGCTTCTGCTTGAGCCGGATCACCTCTTCCTTGCTGACCCCTCGCAGCTGCCGGTTGAGCTCCCTCACCGACATGGTCACCAGCTGCTCGTCGGAGAAGCGGTCGTCGAAGTGCAAGCCGTGGTGCGGGTGGTGGAGGCCGCCGCCTCCTCCgacaccaccgccgccgcccgccgacccgtggctgctgctgctgctgctgctgcctccgccgccgcctccaccgccgcctcctccgacactactgctgctactgctgctgctgctactgctgctgctggacGAGGATTGCACGCTGCCCGGCGGCTGGGGATGCTGctgcgggtggtggtggtggtggtggtgcccgGCCGCGccgtggtggtgatgatgatgatagtgggGGGCGCCGccgttctgctgctgctgctgagccgccgccgccgcgatcACGGCCGAGACCACGGCGGCCGCCGAGCCCATCTCGTCGGGAGGCATGGAGCCccccgggccgccgccgccgccccctccacCTCCGCCGCCGCCCGAGGCTCCGGCCGCCGCGGCCAGCTGCTGCCCCCTCGCATAACCCTCgaagccggcggcggcggcggcggccgcggcggcagcagcagcggcggcggcggccgcacTCTGGAGCTGatgatgctgctgctggtgctgctgctgctgcgggtgatgatggtggtggtggtggtgggtgctgTTGATGAGCGCCTCCACGGCGTCCTCGGGGCTGAAGCCGAGCGCCTCCGGGTTGAGCTGCTGCGGGTAGCCGGTCATCCAGTAATAGTCTTCCAGGTGGGTCTTCTGGTCGCTGCCCCCGGAGCCCGGGCTCGGGGCCGAGAAGCTGGGCGACGGGGGCACGGAGCTGCAGGGCGTGCTCATCGGGGTGGACGAGAGCGATCCCCCGGCGATCAGGCGGCCGCACTGGCTGATGATGCGGTCCGTCTCCACCGGCTCCTTTTTCACCTCGAACTTCATCAGATCGAAGTCATTAACATATTCCATGGCCAGCGGACTGGTGGGCAGGTCGGCGCTGCTCAGGGCCAGGTCCGATGCCATcctcttgccgccgccgccgccgttgggGCTCGGGCTGCccgggctggtgctggtggtggtagtgccGCTGgtcccgccaccgccgccgccgccacccgcgCCACTGCCGAGGCCGCCGACCGTCCGCCAGAACGGGTGCACTCCCGGCGCCAGGGGGCTGCTCTGGCTTGCCAGCGGATGAGCCAGCTTGATGGTTGGCGAGAGCTGCTGagccgctcgctcgctctccttcctctctctctctctgcaagctCCGATCTgcagcgtctctctctctctctctctcggataCAGTAGGATCCTTTTGCAAAGAGTGCAACCGGCGCACCGCAAGCAGCTcctgctctctcgctctctctctctctctcgctctctcgtgCACTATTGGGTCGCCTTTTGCATCAGGGACTGGCTTGGTTTCTCCTCTgcttctcactctctctctcccctccccctttctccccccgctctctctctctctctctctctctctctttcttccccttgtGCAGCTTTGCAGAGACAAGGTTGGCGGAGTTCTCTCGTTGGCAATCGTTGTTAAGGCTTTTTGGtctgttggtttggtttggtttgtttctttctttctccccccctccccttttgctctggtctctttttttctctctctctctcggcctcCTTTTTTTGGTTGTGTTTAACACCTCGGGGGGTCTTCTCTcggctcttttttccttttcatgccCGGCGCCCAAGCGGAGGAGGAGAGCAGTTCGCCATCGGGCacgggcgagggagggagggcgcgCGCCGTAAtaataatgattaaaaaaaagcagagagagagagaaactgaaaaaaaagtttttttaaaaaaagccaaaaaaaaaaaaaacccaaacagaaaaccaaaggaggcaaaaaaaaagagagagagcccaATCAAAGGAtttggaggaaaaacaaaaaaaggagaaaacacgaGCGCCGAGGAACGCGGAGGTCAAGGCGATGACCCAAAATAATATCactttgaaagggggggggggaagagagaaacttcaactcccaacctccagcgaCCAGAtgcaaaaaatgttttaaagcgcTCAACCGGGAGGAGAAGAGTTTAAAAGCAAGGCTGCGTTTTATAGGGCTCGTGACGTCGCCTTTTCAAATGGGATATTGACTCCGCGCCCTGGCCAATGGGCGGCCGCCGGGCCCGGGCCTCATTAGCATAACAGTCTAGAGACAAGGAAACTTTTTCCGGAGCTGTCAATCAGGAGGAGCCCATCAGCTGACTGTCAGCTGGGAGGGGAACTTTTTAACCCCTTCCTGGCCGAGAGGGGCTGCCGCGTCTGGGATGCGCGCTGGGGATGCTCTGCCCGGTGGCGCGGCCGCGATGGGgagttaacttttttttttttggtcttgcatcgtccccttcccccccccccaaaaaaatgtggcTTTTCATGTTGGCTTCCACGTGCCCGATCCGGGTCtgagcgctctctctctcccccccccccgggtgtgcGGGAAAAGATGATGGCACAGAAGCTCCAAGGACGAGAGGCGATCTCGAGGCTAGCTAGACACAGAAGATGGCTAGAGAGCCCTTGGAGATCCACTGGATCCCACGGGGATCCTAAAGagggcattttaaaagaaaaggattcTAATTCATCGCGCCGCCCCTGTTTTCTTCCTagaaacggggaggggggggttccGCAGAATTTGCACCAGCAACTCTGGAGGTCTGTCGGATGACGGAGAGTTAATTCGGAGCGCCTGCCTCCTTCGTCCAGGAAAATCAGATCTCGGTCCCTCTCCTGGCCTTTGCTCCCGTGTCAAGGGAATCATCCGATTTTTCTCCCTAGACCAGCGAGCCGCGCCTCCGTGTCCCgagttattataattttttttttcgccCGAAGCCGGGTGTTTCTCCGCCCACTTCCAATCAATGCATCCTCCAGAGGtcaagaaagtttttttttttaagtcgcGTATTGATCTCTacagtttctctctctccatcctctcTTGCCTTAATCTtgatttgctttttgttgttgtttttttgggggaaaagttTGGTCTGGAAAAACAGCTGCATTATTTTCGGTGTTTTTggcctgggggaaaaaatccacaaTATTTTCGGAGTTTTTTtggcagggaggggaaaaaatctacaACATTTTCgcagttgtttgttttaaatgatgAGCTTTGGGAAAATTAAACCGAGTTTTAAAAGAGGCTGCAGGAGAGGAGTGAAAGCCTGTGTTCGGTTTTGGAGCCaggaatgtatttatttgatttaaagtGTATGGGGAGGGGAAGACCCCCGATTCATGCCCGCTCAGCTCGCTGTTTTTGGAGAGGAGATGATGGGACAGGGAGGGGAGATACTGCttataaaaaaaaatgcaacactggaaaaaagaaagaagtcaaaCGCTCAACTTCGGTTTAAACCTCGACAGCGCCACCTTTCGGTACAGGTCAGTTTCATGTTGAACAGCTtccaatttcttttcttcttttttttcaaattggaagTGGGGGAAAACACACCCACTCACATCCAtactataaaaatgtttttttggggttttttttttaaaagagagaaaaagatattGAGACTGTTTTAACTGTTTAGAGGCAAGGATGCTGGGTTTGCAagccatccttttaaaaataataatgtgcattttaaaattccGGTCCTTATAATCCTCTGCTTTAGGAGGCAGCCTCAACCAAGGAAGGAGCAGGGGTTGTCTTTGTGAGTGTATCTGTTCTGGGATCGTGTTGTGCACACACAGCCTTATGATAAGACAAAAATCTTTAAAACTGCCAGACTTGATTTTCTACTGACTTTATGGCAACGTCAATAGAATTAAAGTTACTTGTAATTCAGTGATAAATGAGATGTCCCTAGTAAGTGAGATTAAGTGCAGTGCTATAAAGTTGTTTATCTGAAAAGTAATTCTCAGAAACCCGACTCCTGACACTTAGTCATATATTAAACCAGCCTTTTGAACATTGTACTTCAGTACCTTGGCTGAAGATTGTTTTCAGGATTTCCTGTTGAAAATCTTCGTCTTATACTAAGCAGTTGTTTGCAGAAGCTTCTCATATGGCTTGGAAATAATCATTTCCAGTCATTACCAAATCTTCGTTTGGCAAAGAAATTATAAAAGACAGcagcagtttgtgtgtgtgtttttgtgtgtgtgtgtgtgtgtgtgtgtgagagagagagagagagagagagagagcaccctgACATTTCCCAGTCCTTATGGACAGGATTTATAATATCAGTTGAGTTGTCTGTACTATCGCAGCTCATTAAAGACATGGTTTGGGCATGTCACAGATTTTGTTATGGAGCATTTGTGCAGGACTGTGTGAGGGTGGATTACTGTGGATTACTGGGGTTGCCGAGTTTGCAGATTTCTTTCTAAAGAGTTGTCTCTTGGATGCAATTGATGAAAACTGTTTATCAGAAACTTAATATGAAGGTCTGGgtggggtttgattcccccacccccagtttggaGGCACAGCTTGCATTTgtgccaagaagaagaagaacaacaaaacagaagaacaacaaaacaacagcagcatgaTAGCTGTGGCCTGATCTAGTGATTTAGCTTTCCCGATTTTCCAGATCCCAGACATATCTTTCTACTTCCTCACAAAAAGTTATTGCTCCTTGGGATTGACACTTCTAGCAATTTCATTGAATTactcccaaaaaaacaaaacaaaaaacccccactCTCTTTGGACAGATGCATTTTAATGTGCTACATTTCCAAAATTATCCTTCCCACCCGAAAAAGCTTTGAAGGAATAAAACACAGCATCCCAAGCAACGTGTGTCAAACAGGATCTGAGCTAATAAGTGCCACTGCAAAGAAGTGCTTTCAATTTTGACAGGCCACTGGCCTCCAAAATATCAAGTCAAATTACTGGCTGTGCTAGATTATCCTTATTTGACTATTAGAGTTGACGGAACTGTCAACTGCTGTCTATTATGTAGCACATCAGGGGAGAAAAGCGGTTTTAAAGATAACCTTCTGCAGGAAGATCTGCTACCTTCCTCTTCCCGGCTACACACAATTCCCACGTTGGCAACGTTTCTCCCCTGTATTCATTAGTGTCCCACAATGGGTGTCTAAACATTTACAGTTCTTTATTAGCAACACTTCATGCCCACTTTCATTTCGATTAGAAGCATTGAGCCCTCTTGTCTTGCTACGGCTAGGACAAGTCAACTTTCCTCTgtcctccccaccctcccttcTGTTTGCTTGAATCTTGTTTATACATTGGCTGTTTCTTCAGGCCCTCTTTGAATATTCCTGCTATGCTTTGACAACTCTTTGTTTCTGGAAGAAAACACGGGTTAGATCTCTGGTCTAGTCCGGTAACCTCCAATAGTAGCGATCACCCAAATGAGAGAGCAAGAGTGAGTAAatggtggttttttcccccctgaagaaACGGATGATGTATTCAGCAGAGTATGTAGCATTAGCAGTGAACCACCCCAGCGTTACacagtgtcggggggggggaaatgacctcAAGTACATATGAAAGACTTCCTTAGCTGAGTAAACAAGGAGAGGGAGGTTTGGAAAAGAGGCAACACACCTCTTGTGAGTTATATTGACTTTGAGTGTCATTTGTTATGACTTAAACAAACTCATCTGTCAGGGCCAACACATTAAATACAGTTACTGCaccttttgtttttccagtgtCTTAGTTTATGGTGCAGAACTGAGTGGCGTCCGCTGAATTTAAGCCTGAAAAGCTACCACCATTGATTTCCTGAGGACTTTCATGGGGGAGCAAAACAGCAGAGGCATCAGCTGCTCTTAAAGCACCGAGCCAGATAAATCCCTTTAGCCCTGCTTCAGATCTGTTGACGGGACAAGCAAATAACAAATCAGTGTTAGCAGATTTATGGGAAAGAAATAATAGAATCAGACGAGATAATCTGATAGGGGTAAAAATGGCTGAGGAAACAAGTTCTTACTTCGCGTCAGTGGCTATGAAACAGCAGCCTGATAGCGAGGGACCCTTATAAAATAGGTGAATGATGATGGAAATGATCGCCCTTGTAGCTCGGCATTTATTaatctttttctctttaaataatTCACAGATGCAAAAGAAAAACCTTCGTTGAAGATCCAgtcatcacacacatacacacaaacacacaaatacatgAAAATTGCCTGTAATTTCCTACTCATATTACCTGTATTTTGTTCCATAATTGACCGTTTTGCATTCAGATTTATGTAATGCATTAGGCCTGCAAACGTACTTCTGCCCGATTAGCATAAATAGTCACTTCATGAATTACTAACAAAGTTGATCTGAAAAATATTGGCGTATTATTTTATTAAGTGGAACACGAACATATGTCCAATAAATTCTTGTTTGCTGGTGGCATAAAGGAATACATACAGATCCAGGCATTGGAGCCTCTGCGCGGGTAAGTGGCACGAATAAGTGGAGTTAATTTGTATGTATGAAATTAATTTGTCTTGTCAACCCTTGTTTATATTTAATAAATAGGAAAGCCCAAATCTATTTCAAAAGCAAGAATAATGAAGCAAGCAGAAGTGGTGCTTATGTGTTCTTTGAGGTTTCCTTCTCTGCATTTCTTGTGTGGACTGCATTATCTGCATTTTATATAGTTTGACTCTTTATTTTGTGGATAATTCTGTTTCCTATTGAGGCCATTTGGGAGTTTCATAGGAGCCTAGCAGATTAGATCCGAATGCAGCTGCAGTAACAAATAGAATGGAAATGGTGTTCggttccttctctcttcccctttaGTTAATCACTGTGGCTTTAATCCAATGTGCAGTTATGCATGCTCAAATCTCCATTGCAATCAGTAAAAATCAAGCATGCATAATTATGTGCTGGATCGCAGCATAGCCGTTTAAACCGCCATGTGAAATTCTGAGAATCATTTGGGTGAGTGTGGGGTTAAGAGTGGAATTCTCGCCTCTGTGTGCATGGCTGATTTTCATGCCAGACTCGCCCAGTGCTGCTGTTGCTCACATTTCGTAACACCATGGAGATTATACGATTGTACAGAGACCAGTGGCACATGCAGATCTCTGCACATATGGAGGGTTGTtgctgttggtgtttttttttaaattctgtttcaaGTGGACTTTCTTCAGTAATTAGAGGAGAATTCTGAAACTGAGTGCATGTCAGCAGATGTCAATCTGTCATTCTGCATGTGTCTGGTTCCCTTTGCAATAAGAGCAGGAGAAGTGGACCTCAGCTAAATGAGAATGGAATGCATATGTTATTCcacaatccagaaaaaaaaatcccctttttGGGGATCTCTCTTAGACTGCTTTGTGAGAGCTGTCTGGGTCTCCTTGCCCTACCCGAATGTCCTCTTTGATGTAGCTCCAAAACAAGGACCATCAATCATACTCAACTGATGGTGAACACTCCAGTTCAGTTGGAATTTATGCTTTCAGTATGCACCTGAACGGAATCtctgctcccccccaaaaaagacactTTGCTAAATTCTGTCACTAGTCTCAATCAGAATAATCCTGTAGAATCAATGAAATGTGTATTGACTTCCCAATGTTtcattgactcaatgggtctCTTCTAGTTGGGACCACCAAGGCGTTTTAGCTGACTgtggttttcaaggtgagatatttacaGTCTTATGAGTTTCACAAtatcagtgagcttccatggctgagcggggatccaaaccctgttctccagagccctagtctatCAGTCTATTCACCAAACCATACTGGGTATTTCTTAAGAGATTTGTCCTTAAGGTGCcaaaatagacccactgaatcagtggaatttattttgAGTGGTGACTTGCCACTGAGTGGAATTGGATgctggaccctcgacttacagatggctcgacttacagacttttcgagttacagacttctctggccgcaaaatttaggtttgacttgcagccggagaatcgacctacagagcagaaaaaaaccaaaatggaacaaaaatggcacaaaaatggttggttatgggattaatcggttttcaatgcattgtaggtcaatggagactcgacctacagactttttgacctgcagccaccattccaatatggattaattccgtaagtagagggtccactgtatatatttttgcacCAGGTGAATTaggtaaaagcaaagtgtgctgctgataacactgccccataatgcttaaagctcaCTTTGGGtgctttgcaatttaattatgcaggctacacattggcttCCCCCTCTCTCAGCAAGCAGGTTACCCTCAACTTCagaagccaccccgagtagacgctgtctagggggcggggtataaatcgaatgaatgaatgaaagaatgaattaatgaatgaataaataaatcagtttaaCATGACAATGAAGGGGACAAATCCTTTTAGTTACACCTGCCAAAGTAACCTGGGGTTGGCACCAATCTCCGAAGCTAGTGTAGCATTTGCTGTGGGGTGCCTCGTCACAAAACTCTGAGCCCAAGAAGAAATGCCGTTCCTAACCATTAAACTGTCAGCAATCCTTCACTCAGTAGGATTTTAGTTGTATAAAATTATGCCAACCAAACAAGCGAGATTTGAGTACTGGGTGTAGATGACCTAGAAGATAATTAGTCCTGTTTCTGATTAAATAACTCAAGCTCTGGGCTTCTGCACATGCTAGTGCCGGATAAAGAATTCAGATGATGTCTCTAAAATTTACGAAAACTTCCCAAATGTGTTAGATCAGTACACTTGATTTGTCCTGCTGCGGGTCTCTTAAGCATGGCATCATTTAGGGCCTCAGCGTAGCTTCACCCTGCCCTGATGATTAGGTATATTTTATCCGTCTCTTTCTCCGCATGGCTGTCTTCTATCTCACCTTATCATCACAAGAACCCTATGAGGTACGCCTGCTTCACAGCACATGGCTGGGGCCACTGAGGCCACTCTGTGAGTTTTGCAGTCCAAGGGGGATTTGAGCTATTATGATCTTGGGTCTTTGTGTATACGCTGACCCTTGAAATGGACAAATCGATCCATTTGGGTATGTTCAGTTTATCCCGAACATTGAGTTCCTTTTTTAATGCTTGATAATTcatactaattttttaaaattccagcaaTACTAGAATTTTAGTGTACTGTTTTGCCCACTCTGCTAATATGTTTATAAGCAATTGTCCTGCACGATCCATGTTATATGTGTTGAATATACACATTCTGGGAGGCTTGGCCTTTGAAGTGGAGCAGTGGTTCAAATTTTTGCGTGCATTCAAGGGCAAGAAATAGGCAAGTCCACATTAAAATCTGAATGAAACAAATGTTTTCTCCTTCCCAGGTCTACTCATTGGCTggagcttttgtttttaaagccaacGTCTTTAAAATCAATAACAGGTCCCTCTTGAGCTGAGCCCAAGCAGGATCAGATGCAAACTTCAAAACAAGACAGAGCAAAAGAAGATGGTTGATTGATGTCTGTGTAAACCCCACCTTGCAAGGAGCCCTTGGAATGTCgggaaaagcagaaaagtaaGTTTCTTATTTTAACTGCTCCCTGGGTTCAGCTGACTCCACTGTCATCTTGGCTGTAGTTTCCTGATCAAATGAAATTTGGGGAcgttctgttttctttcccacctCTGGGAAAGAAATCTTTTAAAACTCATTCAGAATGTCAAATTAATCCCTGCTTCCtggaaatgaattaaaatgtcCTTTTAATTCTCTCTGtttacttcttttcctttttcatcatctccctatttaaaatattatatctTGTTCCTCCCATAATAAATAGTATTTGAGGGATCTCATTCCACTTTGGTGTTAACCTTATCCAGTTTgttataaaaacattattttgctaCAGTGTTTGTACACCATGATTATATGTTCTGTACAATGTTTTGCATCCACAAAATGTATTCTTAAATGAACTGAAATAACTGATGCAATtctattatatttaaaaatcacacattAACCCA carries:
- the MAF gene encoding transcription factor Maf isoform X3, with the translated sequence MASDLALSSADLPTSPLAMEYVNDFDLMKFEVKKEPVETDRIISQCGRLIAGGSLSSTPMSTPCSSVPPSPSFSAPSPGSGGSDQKTHLEDYYWMTGYPQQLNPEALGFSPEDAVEALINSTHHHHHHHHPQQQQHQQQHHQLQSAAAAAAAAAAAAAAAAAGFEGYARGQQLAAAAGASGGGGGGGGGGGGPGGSMPPDEMGSAAAVVSAVIAAAAAQQQQQNGGAPHYHHHHHHGAAGHHHHHHHPQQHPQPPGSVQSSSSSSSSSSSSSSSSVGGGGGGGLHHPHHGLHFDDRFSDEQLVTMSVRELNRQLRGVSKEEVIRLKQKRRTLKNRGYAQSCRFKRVQQRHVLESEKNQLLQQVEQLKQEISRLVRERDAYKQKYEKLVSSGFRENGGSGSSDDPSSPEFFMYPRESSTSVM
- the MAF gene encoding transcription factor Maf isoform X1 — its product is MASDLALSSADLPTSPLAMEYVNDFDLMKFEVKKEPVETDRIISQCGRLIAGGSLSSTPMSTPCSSVPPSPSFSAPSPGSGGSDQKTHLEDYYWMTGYPQQLNPEALGFSPEDAVEALINSTHHHHHHHHPQQQQHQQQHHQLQSAAAAAAAAAAAAAAAAAGFEGYARGQQLAAAAGASGGGGGGGGGGGGPGGSMPPDEMGSAAAVVSAVIAAAAAQQQQQNGGAPHYHHHHHHGAAGHHHHHHHPQQHPQPPGSVQSSSSSSSSSSSSSSSSVGGGGGGGGGGGSSSSSSSHGSAGGGGGVGGGGGLHHPHHGLHFDDRFSDEQLVTMSVRELNRQLRGVSKEEVIRLKQKRRTLKNRGYAQSCRFKRVQQRHVLESEKNQLLQQVEQLKQEISRLVRERDAYKQKYEKLVSSGFRENGGSGSSDDPSSPEFFMYPRESSTSVM
- the MAF gene encoding transcription factor Maf isoform X2; translated protein: MASDLALSSADLPTSPLAMEYVNDFDLMKFEVKKEPVETDRIISQCGRLIAGGSLSSTPMSTPCSSVPPSPSFSAPSPGSGGSDQKTHLEDYYWMTGYPQQLNPEALGFSPEDAVEALINSTHHHHHHHHPQQQQHQQQHHQLQSAAAAAAAAAAAAAAAAAGFEGYARGQQLAAAAGASGGGGGGGGGGGGPGGSMPPDEMGSAAAVVSAVIAAAAAQQQQQNGGAPHYHHHHHHGAAGHHHHHHHPQQHPQPPGSVQSSSSSSSSSSSSSSSSVGGGGGGGGGGGSSSSSSSHGSAGGGGGVGGGGGLHHPHHGLHFDDRFSDEQLVTMSVRELNRQLRGVSKEEVIRLKQKRRTLKNRGYAQSCRFKRVQQRHVLESEKNQLLQQVEQLKQEISRLVRERDAYKQKYEKLVSSGFRENGGSGSSDDPSSPEFFICL